One genomic region from Paroceanicella profunda encodes:
- the glyA gene encoding serine hydroxymethyltransferase, which produces MTVPAAAAMGAARPWMSDISSARVRELTSALAGLDASGTVARVETLAARSREIHERECFNLNPATNVMNPRAEALLSAGLGTRPSLGHPGEKYETGLEAIEEIEVICAALCEQVFDAAHVEFRVASGAMANLYAFMATCRPGDRIIVPPAAIGGHVTHHAPGAAGLYGLEVHEAPVSADGYSVDADALAEMAQALRPALITLGGSLNLFPHPVAELRAIAESVGARLLFDAAHLCGMIAGGAWENPLDLGAHLMTMSTYKSLGGPAGGLVLTRDPEIAARLDAIAYPGLTANFDAGRVAALAVGMVDWQVHGRAYAAEMVALARGLADALAAEGIPLFAAARGATRSHQFAVEAAGFGGGQAASARLRAAGFLTCGIGLPAAPVAGDLNGLRIGTPEMVRWGMTAADAPRLAGLLARALRANDPAALAPEVREWRAGFDRLHFICAE; this is translated from the coding sequence ATGACCGTTCCTGCCGCCGCCGCCATGGGCGCTGCCCGCCCGTGGATGTCCGACATCAGTTCCGCGCGGGTGCGGGAGCTCACCTCCGCTCTCGCCGGGCTGGACGCCTCCGGCACCGTGGCCCGCGTCGAGACGCTGGCCGCGCGCAGCCGCGAGATCCACGAGCGCGAGTGCTTCAACCTCAACCCCGCCACCAACGTGATGAACCCGCGCGCCGAGGCGCTGCTCTCCGCCGGGCTGGGCACGCGCCCCTCGCTGGGCCATCCGGGGGAGAAATACGAGACCGGGCTGGAGGCGATCGAGGAGATCGAGGTGATCTGCGCCGCGCTCTGCGAGCAGGTGTTCGACGCGGCGCATGTCGAGTTCCGGGTGGCCTCCGGCGCGATGGCCAATCTCTACGCCTTCATGGCCACCTGCCGCCCCGGCGACCGGATCATCGTGCCGCCTGCCGCCATCGGGGGCCATGTCACGCATCACGCTCCGGGGGCTGCCGGGCTCTACGGGCTGGAGGTGCACGAGGCGCCGGTGAGCGCGGATGGCTACAGCGTGGATGCCGACGCGCTGGCGGAGATGGCGCAGGCGCTGCGGCCTGCGCTCATCACCCTCGGCGGATCGCTGAACCTGTTCCCGCATCCGGTGGCCGAGCTGCGCGCCATTGCCGAGTCCGTGGGGGCGCGGCTGCTGTTCGACGCCGCGCACCTGTGCGGGATGATCGCCGGCGGCGCCTGGGAAAATCCGCTCGACCTCGGCGCCCACCTGATGACGATGAGCACCTACAAGAGCCTCGGCGGCCCCGCCGGCGGGCTGGTGCTGACCCGCGATCCCGAGATCGCCGCGCGGCTGGACGCCATTGCCTATCCCGGGCTCACGGCGAATTTCGATGCCGGGCGGGTGGCCGCGCTGGCCGTGGGGATGGTGGACTGGCAGGTGCATGGCCGGGCCTATGCCGCGGAGATGGTGGCGCTGGCGCGCGGGCTCGCCGATGCGCTGGCCGCCGAGGGCATCCCGCTCTTCGCCGCCGCGCGCGGGGCCACCCGCTCGCACCAGTTCGCCGTGGAGGCGGCCGGGTTCGGCGGCGGCCAGGCCGCCTCGGCGCGGCTGCGGGCGGCCGGCTTCCTCACCTGCGGCATCGGGCTGCCGGCGGCACCGGTGGCGGGCGATCTCAACGGCCTGCGCATCGGCACGCCGGAGATGGTGCGCTGGGGGATGACGGCGGCAGATGCGCCGCGGCTGGCCGGGCTCCTCGCCCGGGCGCTGCGGGCGAACGACCCCGCTGCCCTCGCGCCCGAGGTGCGGGAATGGCGCGCCGGCTTCGACAGGCTGCACTTCATCTGCGCGGAGTAG
- a CDS encoding thiamine phosphate synthase, which translates to MSDAEDTPAPPQIYLVTPPRIELGSFAPRLAEVLDRVEIACLRISLAETDEDEIRRAADTLRELAHARDVAVTIETHFRLVEPLGLDGVHLMDAARSVRDVRKELGPDRIIGVWCGTSRHAGMTAAEIGADYVAFGPFSEPGALGTGKVADPDLIRWWSEMIETPSVAEGGITPELVAELGFSADFYALGAEIWGHPDGPVAAIRALNLLAA; encoded by the coding sequence ATGTCCGACGCCGAAGACACGCCCGCGCCGCCGCAGATCTACCTCGTCACCCCGCCGCGGATCGAGCTCGGCAGCTTTGCGCCCCGCCTCGCCGAGGTGCTGGACCGGGTGGAGATCGCCTGCCTGCGCATCTCCCTCGCCGAGACCGACGAGGACGAGATCCGCCGCGCCGCCGACACGCTGCGCGAACTCGCGCATGCCCGCGACGTTGCCGTGACCATCGAGACCCATTTCCGCCTCGTGGAGCCGCTCGGCCTCGACGGGGTGCACCTGATGGACGCCGCCCGTTCCGTGCGCGACGTGCGCAAGGAACTGGGGCCGGACCGGATCATCGGCGTCTGGTGCGGCACCTCCCGCCACGCCGGCATGACCGCCGCCGAGATCGGCGCGGATTACGTCGCCTTCGGCCCGTTCTCCGAGCCCGGCGCGCTGGGAACCGGCAAGGTCGCGGACCCGGACCTGATCCGCTGGTGGTCGGAAATGATCGAGACCCCCTCGGTGGCCGAGGGCGGCATCACGCCGGAACTGGTGGCCGAACTCGGCTTCTCCGCCGACTTCTACGCCCTCGGCGCGGAAATCTGGGGGCACCCGGACGGGCCCGTAGCCGCGATCCGCGCCCTGAACCTGCTCGCCGCCTGA
- a CDS encoding histidine phosphotransferase family protein, whose protein sequence is MTDVPSKDPTALATLVSSRVCHDLISPIGAVGNGLELLQSLVPPSPELALIAESADTASAKLRFFRVAFGAAGSEMLDARGLSQALSGMYGGGRISVDWEASALERREARLLFLLVLCAESALPLGGKIHVEADAGTFRLYAEGRRTRFEPAPWGHLCRGDSFVDCSSAQVHFLLLRSFAASENLIPSLSEGENGFAIVLTPLT, encoded by the coding sequence ATGACTGATGTGCCTTCGAAGGACCCGACGGCTCTGGCGACCCTGGTTTCTTCCCGCGTCTGTCATGATCTGATAAGCCCGATCGGCGCCGTGGGCAACGGTCTGGAACTGTTGCAGTCCCTCGTGCCGCCCTCCCCGGAACTGGCCCTGATCGCGGAAAGCGCCGATACGGCCAGCGCGAAGCTGCGCTTCTTCCGCGTGGCCTTCGGCGCGGCGGGCAGCGAGATGCTCGACGCCCGCGGCCTGTCGCAGGCCCTGTCGGGCATGTATGGCGGCGGCCGGATCTCGGTGGACTGGGAGGCCTCGGCGCTGGAGCGGCGCGAGGCGCGGCTGCTGTTCCTGCTGGTGCTCTGCGCGGAATCGGCCCTGCCGCTGGGGGGAAAGATCCACGTGGAGGCCGATGCCGGCACCTTCCGCCTCTATGCCGAAGGCCGCCGCACCCGGTTCGAGCCCGCCCCCTGGGGGCATCTGTGCCGGGGAGACTCCTTCGTGGACTGCAGTTCCGCGCAGGTGCATTTCCTGCTGCTGCGCAGCTTCGCCGCCTCGGAAAACCTGATCCCCAGCCTGTCGGAGGGCGAAAACGGCTTCGCCATCGTGCTGACACCGCTCACCTGA
- a CDS encoding GNAT family N-acetyltransferase — protein MRLDQNSFTIRIASSPEDVAGAQRLRYRVFVEEMGAHTSPEDAALRLERDAFDAHFDHLVLIDEAARPQDPLDRVVGAYRLMRSDVARAGPGFYGQSEYDLSLLLDSPRASVELGRSCVHPDYRGGMAMHLLWSAVGEYVTRNDIEILFGVASFPGANPEPLAEPLSMLWQNHLAPPDLRVRTLPQHYVEMNRIPREQIDQKRAMLAVPSLIKAYLRLGGCVGDGAYCDHEFNTVDVCLVMDTGRMQSRYRDYYGRTEGILK, from the coding sequence ATGCGTCTGGACCAGAACAGTTTCACCATCAGGATCGCGTCCTCGCCGGAGGATGTGGCGGGTGCGCAGCGCCTGCGCTACCGGGTTTTCGTGGAGGAGATGGGCGCGCATACCAGCCCCGAGGACGCCGCGCTGCGCCTGGAACGGGACGCGTTCGACGCCCATTTCGACCATCTCGTCCTGATCGACGAGGCCGCCCGCCCGCAGGACCCGCTGGACCGCGTGGTGGGCGCCTACCGGCTGATGCGCAGCGACGTGGCGCGCGCCGGCCCCGGGTTCTACGGCCAGTCGGAATATGACCTGAGCCTGCTGCTCGACAGCCCGCGCGCCTCCGTCGAGCTCGGCCGGTCCTGCGTGCACCCCGATTACCGCGGCGGCATGGCCATGCACCTGCTGTGGTCGGCGGTGGGGGAATACGTGACGCGCAACGACATCGAGATCCTGTTCGGCGTCGCGAGCTTCCCCGGCGCGAACCCGGAGCCGCTGGCCGAGCCCCTGTCGATGCTGTGGCAGAACCATCTCGCCCCGCCGGACCTGCGGGTGCGCACGCTGCCCCAGCACTATGTCGAGATGAACCGCATTCCGCGGGAGCAGATCGACCAGAAACGTGCCATGCTGGCGGTGCCCTCGCTGATCAAGGCGTACCTGCGTCTCGGCGGGTGTGTCGGCGACGGCGCGTATTGCGACCATGAGTTCAATACGGTGGATGTGTGCCTGGTGATGGACACCGGGCGCATGCAGTCCCGCTATCGCGACTATTACGGTCGTACCGAAGGAATCCTGAAATGA
- the serB gene encoding phosphoserine phosphatase SerB, whose product MIDPILVLTSAAGVSDAVLARARAAGGTVRRLAPTAAEVAGEMEGLRAVLGEEMIDFNIIPAAGREKRLLIADMDSTMIPVECIDEIADFAGVKPQVSDITERAMRGELDFEAALCARVALLKGLPESVLEETYRTRISLNPGARTLVRTMAARGAMTALVSGGFTYFTERVAAEAGFAVHQANTLIFEDGKLTGAVKLPILGREAKREALLKLCSEAGITPAEAIAVGDGANDLAMVELAGLGVAYKAKPALAEEADARITHGDLTALLSLQGIGAENYAV is encoded by the coding sequence ATGATCGATCCCATTCTCGTGCTCACCTCTGCCGCAGGGGTTTCCGATGCCGTGCTCGCGCGCGCGCGCGCCGCCGGCGGCACGGTGCGGCGCCTCGCGCCCACCGCCGCCGAAGTGGCCGGCGAGATGGAGGGCCTGCGCGCCGTGCTGGGCGAGGAGATGATCGATTTCAACATCATCCCCGCCGCGGGCCGCGAGAAGCGCCTGCTCATCGCGGACATGGACAGCACGATGATCCCGGTGGAATGCATCGACGAGATCGCCGATTTCGCCGGGGTGAAGCCCCAGGTCTCCGACATCACCGAGCGCGCCATGCGCGGCGAGCTGGACTTCGAGGCCGCGCTCTGCGCCCGCGTCGCGCTGCTGAAGGGGCTGCCCGAGAGCGTGCTGGAGGAGACCTACCGCACCCGCATCTCGCTCAACCCCGGCGCACGCACCCTGGTGCGCACCATGGCGGCGCGCGGCGCCATGACGGCGCTGGTCTCCGGCGGCTTCACCTATTTCACCGAGCGCGTGGCGGCGGAGGCCGGCTTCGCCGTGCACCAGGCCAACACGCTGATCTTCGAGGATGGCAAGCTGACCGGCGCGGTGAAACTGCCCATTCTCGGGCGCGAGGCGAAGCGCGAGGCGCTGCTGAAGCTCTGCTCCGAAGCGGGGATCACCCCGGCGGAGGCCATCGCCGTGGGCGACGGGGCCAATGATCTCGCGATGGTCGAACTGGCCGGGCTCGGGGTGGCCTACAAGGCCAAGCCCGCGCTGGCGGAGGAGGCCGACGCCCGCATCACGCATGGCGACCTCACGGCGTTGCTCTCGCTCCAGGGGATCGGGGCGGAGAACTACGCCGTCTGA
- a CDS encoding gamma carbonic anhydrase family protein, producing MNGIYTLDGLSPVLPDDGDYWVAPGAFVVGKVTLRAGASVWFNAVLRGDNERITVGEGSNVQDGAVLHTDMGCPLDIGANVTIGHKALLHGCTIGEGSLIGMNATVMNNARIGRGVLIGAGAMVTEGKEIPDGALVLGAPGKVVRMLDAAAREGLLASARGYQANMRRFRAGLAPRI from the coding sequence ATGAACGGCATCTACACGCTTGACGGGCTCTCCCCGGTGCTTCCGGACGACGGGGATTACTGGGTCGCCCCGGGGGCTTTCGTGGTGGGCAAGGTTACGTTGCGGGCGGGCGCCAGTGTCTGGTTCAACGCGGTGCTGCGCGGCGACAACGAGCGGATCACCGTGGGGGAAGGCTCGAACGTGCAGGACGGCGCCGTGCTGCACACCGACATGGGCTGCCCGCTGGACATCGGCGCGAATGTCACCATCGGCCACAAGGCGCTGCTGCATGGCTGCACCATCGGCGAGGGGTCGCTGATCGGGATGAACGCCACGGTGATGAACAACGCCCGCATCGGGCGCGGTGTGCTGATCGGCGCCGGGGCCATGGTGACCGAGGGCAAGGAGATCCCGGACGGGGCGCTGGTGCTCGGCGCGCCGGGCAAGGTGGTGCGCATGCTCGATGCGGCGGCCCGCGAGGGGCTTCTGGCCTCCGCCCGGGGCTACCAGGCGAACATGCGCCGCTTCCGGGCCGGCCTCGCGCCGCGGATCTGA
- a CDS encoding GlxA family transcriptional regulator — MSDAPKPKRFVFLILENATLLSFSCAIEPLRIANRVAGKVLYTWAVAAENGEAVTFSNGLRVTPDMGLEELDRDDILLVCGGTGVQGASTRAVLNWLRREARRGVALGGICTGSHAVARAGLLDGRRCTIHWENRDAFIEAFPEVELSANIYVIDGNRCSSAGGSASADMVLRMIAEAHGPDLAAQVADQMIYTTMRTDRDEQRLSIPTRIGVRHPKLASVIRLMEERIEEPESPADLAMAVGMSTRQLERLFRRYLDRSPKRYYMELRLQKARHLLLQTDMSVINVALACGFTSPSHFSKCYRACFSTTPYRERGTAQTGGTAPRADAPEGGRHVADRP, encoded by the coding sequence ATGAGCGATGCACCCAAACCCAAGCGCTTCGTGTTCCTGATCCTCGAAAACGCGACTCTGCTGTCCTTCTCCTGTGCCATCGAGCCGTTGCGCATCGCGAACCGCGTGGCCGGAAAGGTGCTCTACACATGGGCCGTCGCGGCGGAGAACGGTGAGGCCGTGACCTTCTCCAACGGGCTGCGCGTCACCCCCGACATGGGGTTGGAGGAGCTGGACCGCGACGACATCCTGCTGGTCTGCGGCGGCACGGGGGTGCAGGGCGCCTCCACCCGCGCCGTGCTGAACTGGCTGCGCCGCGAGGCGCGCCGCGGCGTGGCGCTCGGGGGCATCTGCACCGGCAGCCACGCCGTGGCCCGGGCCGGGCTGCTGGACGGGCGGCGCTGCACCATCCACTGGGAGAACCGCGACGCCTTCATCGAGGCGTTTCCGGAGGTGGAGCTTTCGGCCAACATCTACGTGATCGACGGCAACCGCTGCTCCTCCGCCGGGGGCTCGGCCTCCGCCGACATGGTGCTGCGGATGATCGCGGAGGCGCATGGCCCCGATCTCGCCGCCCAGGTGGCGGACCAGATGATCTACACCACGATGCGCACGGACCGCGACGAGCAGCGCCTGTCCATCCCCACGCGCATCGGCGTGCGCCACCCCAAGCTCGCCTCGGTGATCCGGCTGATGGAGGAGCGCATCGAGGAGCCGGAGAGCCCGGCGGACCTCGCCATGGCCGTGGGCATGTCCACCCGGCAGCTCGAACGGCTGTTCCGGCGCTACCTGGACCGGTCGCCGAAGCGCTATTACATGGAACTGCGCCTGCAGAAGGCCCGGCACCTGCTGCTGCAGACCGACATGTCGGTGATCAACGTAGCGCTGGCCTGCGGCTTCACCTCGCCCTCGCATTTCTCGAAATGCTACCGGGCCTGCTTCAGCACCACCCCCTACCGCGAGCGCGGCACCGCCCAGACCGGCGGCACCGCCCCCCGGGCCGACGCGCCCGAAGGCGGGCGGCACGTGGCCGACCGCCCCTGA
- a CDS encoding class II 3-deoxy-7-phosphoheptulonate synthase, whose protein sequence is MSGTWTKTDWRSRPRIQMPEYTDQEALNTVERQLAKYPPLVFAGEARRLKAALGEVAEGRAFLLQGGDCAESFEEFGADNIRDTFKVLLQMAVVLTYGARCPVVKVGRMAGQFAKPRSAPMETIGGTELPSYRGDIVNGFDFTPEARIPDPSRMLQAYTQAAATLNLLRAFSQGGFADMHRVQSWNLGFAGGEGYEKYQDMADRISHALDFMAAAGVTSETAASMSRVDFYTSHEALLLEYEEALTRVDSTSGQTVAGSGHMIWIGDRTRQPDGAHVNFARGVLNPIGLKCGPSLGTDDLLRLTDLLNPKNEPGRLTLIARFGAGKVDAHLPKLVEAIEREGRKVVWSCDPMHGNTIKSDSGYKTRPFERVLSEVREFFAVHRDLGTYPGGVHFEMTGKDVTECTGGVSAVSDADLSSRYHTACDPRLNAAQALELAFLVADELQRTAPARTVAAE, encoded by the coding sequence ATGTCCGGCACATGGACCAAGACAGACTGGCGGTCCAGGCCTCGGATCCAGATGCCCGAGTACACGGATCAGGAGGCGCTGAATACTGTCGAGAGACAGCTGGCAAAGTATCCTCCGCTGGTGTTTGCGGGCGAGGCGCGCCGTCTGAAGGCCGCCCTGGGCGAGGTTGCCGAGGGTCGGGCCTTCCTGCTTCAGGGCGGTGACTGCGCGGAGAGTTTCGAGGAATTCGGCGCCGACAACATCCGCGACACCTTCAAGGTGCTGCTGCAGATGGCCGTGGTGCTCACCTATGGCGCGCGCTGCCCGGTGGTGAAGGTGGGCCGCATGGCCGGCCAGTTCGCCAAGCCGCGCTCCGCGCCGATGGAAACCATCGGCGGCACCGAGCTGCCCTCCTACCGCGGCGACATCGTCAACGGGTTCGACTTCACGCCCGAGGCCCGGATTCCGGACCCCTCGCGGATGCTGCAGGCCTACACCCAGGCGGCGGCCACGCTGAACCTGCTGCGCGCCTTCAGCCAGGGCGGTTTCGCCGACATGCACCGGGTGCAGAGCTGGAACCTCGGCTTCGCCGGCGGCGAGGGCTACGAGAAGTACCAGGACATGGCCGACCGCATCTCGCATGCGCTCGACTTCATGGCCGCCGCGGGCGTGACCTCGGAGACCGCCGCCTCGATGAGCCGGGTGGATTTCTACACCTCGCACGAGGCGCTGCTGCTGGAATACGAGGAGGCGCTCACCCGGGTGGACTCCACCTCCGGGCAGACGGTCGCGGGCTCCGGCCACATGATCTGGATCGGCGACCGCACCCGCCAGCCGGACGGCGCGCATGTGAACTTCGCGCGCGGCGTGCTCAACCCGATCGGGCTGAAATGCGGCCCCTCGCTCGGCACCGACGACCTGCTGCGCCTCACTGACCTGCTCAACCCGAAGAACGAGCCCGGCCGGCTCACCCTGATCGCGCGCTTCGGCGCCGGCAAGGTGGACGCGCATCTGCCCAAACTCGTCGAGGCGATCGAGCGCGAGGGCCGCAAGGTGGTCTGGTCCTGCGACCCGATGCACGGCAACACGATCAAGTCGGACTCCGGCTACAAGACCCGGCCGTTCGAGCGTGTGCTTTCCGAAGTGCGCGAGTTCTTCGCCGTGCACCGTGACCTCGGCACCTACCCCGGCGGCGTGCATTTCGAGATGACCGGCAAGGACGTGACGGAGTGCACCGGCGGTGTCTCCGCCGTGTCGGACGCCGACCTCTCCAGCCGCTACCACACCGCCTGCGACCCGCGCCTGAACGCGGCCCAGGCGCTGGAACTGGCCTTCCTCGTCGCCGACGAGCTGCAGCGCACCGCGCCTGCCCGCACCGTCGCCGCCGAATGA
- the gmk gene encoding guanylate kinase — MSSDAAILPRRGLLVILSSPSGAGKSTLSRRLLADDAQVSFSVSATTRRPRAGEVDGREYHFRSVEDFRAMIDAGGLLEWAEVFGNYYGTPRAPVEAAIDAGRDVLFDVDWQGGQQIRNSPLKDAAISIFILPPSIADLESRLRGRGQDSEEVIAGRMSRSRDEISHWAEYDYVLVNDDLDRCEAELRAILRAERLRRERQPALMGRVQRLNAEFERRTRG, encoded by the coding sequence ATGTCGAGTGACGCCGCCATCCTTCCGCGCCGCGGCCTGCTGGTGATCCTGTCCTCGCCCTCCGGGGCGGGAAAATCGACCCTGTCGCGCCGGCTGCTGGCCGATGACGCGCAGGTGAGCTTCTCGGTTTCCGCCACCACGCGCCGCCCGCGCGCCGGCGAGGTGGACGGCCGGGAATACCATTTCCGCTCGGTGGAGGACTTCCGGGCGATGATCGATGCCGGCGGGCTGCTGGAATGGGCCGAGGTGTTCGGCAATTACTACGGCACTCCGCGCGCCCCGGTGGAAGCCGCCATCGACGCAGGCCGCGACGTGCTCTTCGACGTGGACTGGCAGGGCGGCCAGCAGATCCGCAACTCGCCGCTGAAGGATGCGGCGATCTCGATCTTCATCCTGCCACCCTCCATCGCCGACCTGGAAAGCCGGTTGCGCGGCCGGGGGCAGGACAGCGAGGAGGTGATCGCCGGGCGCATGTCCCGCTCCCGCGACGAAATAAGCCACTGGGCGGAATACGATTATGTCCTGGTGAACGATGATCTTGACCGCTGCGAGGCCGAGCTGCGCGCCATCCTGCGCGCCGAGCGTCTGCGCCGCGAGCGCCAGCCGGCGCTGATGGGGCGTGTGCAGCGGCTGAACGCGGAATTCGAACGGAGGACACGCGGATGA
- a CDS encoding lysophospholipid acyltransferase family protein, giving the protein MTWKAEAPPVYPSATLSGRIGGVLRLAALAAVTVSLFLLYLLVRGVERLTGGTLHRSVRGLWGRLSLRACGLRLVVRGTCMPHGGAIVANHSSWIDIFTLMAAAPVNFVSKSEVRGWPGIGTVAAYTGTMFIERRQSAARRQTAEMRARIVSGQLLCFFPEGTSTDGLRVLPFKSSLFAVFLEPELHETVWVQPVSVIYQPVAGAPEMLYGWWGDMDFGRHMWDIVCLSRGGQVQVVFHPPHRAADFSDRKRLARVCGEEVAEGMARARAGLSPVAPAPAPVSATP; this is encoded by the coding sequence ATGACATGGAAGGCCGAGGCGCCACCCGTCTATCCGTCCGCGACGCTGTCCGGGCGGATCGGCGGGGTTCTGCGCCTTGCCGCGCTCGCGGCGGTGACGGTGAGCCTGTTCCTGCTCTACCTGCTGGTGCGTGGCGTGGAGCGGCTGACCGGCGGCACCCTGCACCGCAGCGTGCGCGGGCTCTGGGGGCGGCTGTCGCTGCGTGCCTGCGGCCTGCGGCTGGTGGTGCGCGGCACCTGCATGCCCCACGGCGGCGCCATCGTGGCGAATCACTCCAGCTGGATCGACATCTTCACCCTGATGGCGGCGGCCCCGGTGAACTTCGTCTCGAAGTCCGAGGTGCGCGGCTGGCCCGGCATCGGCACCGTGGCGGCCTACACCGGCACGATGTTCATCGAGCGCCGGCAGTCCGCCGCGCGGCGCCAGACCGCGGAGATGCGCGCGCGCATCGTCTCCGGGCAGCTGCTGTGCTTCTTCCCGGAGGGCACCAGCACGGACGGGTTGCGGGTTCTGCCGTTCAAGAGCTCGCTCTTCGCCGTGTTCCTGGAGCCGGAGTTGCACGAGACGGTCTGGGTGCAGCCGGTCTCGGTGATCTACCAGCCCGTCGCCGGCGCGCCGGAGATGCTCTACGGCTGGTGGGGCGACATGGATTTCGGCCGGCACATGTGGGACATCGTGTGTCTCTCGCGCGGCGGGCAGGTTCAGGTGGTGTTCCACCCGCCGCACCGGGCGGCGGATTTCTCCGATCGCAAGCGCCTCGCCCGGGTGTGCGGCGAGGAGGTGGCCGAGGGCATGGCACGCGCGCGCGCCGGGCTCTCCCCCGTGGCGCCCGCGCCGGCGCCGGTCTCCGCCACGCCCTGA
- a CDS encoding YicC/YloC family endoribonuclease, whose translation MVQSMTGFAEATGADERLSWRWEARGVNGRGLDIRLRLPEGCEALDPVLRAAFSRAFSRGNITVGLRIGRVQGAAASRIDPEALDAAVALLAEAEQAAISAGLALQPTTPDRLLALPGVLASGESEDVLTPGRRAALLQDIDTLTAAFTAARADEGRALSAILTAQIDEIETRIAEARETAEARAARSGAALREKVAALLEAGAPADEGRLAQELALLAVRADVTEELDRLTAHVAAARELLAASGPVGRKFDFLAQEFNREANTLCSKSGAPDLTRVGLELKVLIDQMREQVQNVE comes from the coding sequence ATGGTGCAGTCGATGACCGGATTCGCCGAGGCGACAGGGGCCGATGAGCGCCTGTCCTGGCGCTGGGAGGCCCGTGGCGTGAACGGCCGCGGGCTGGATATCCGCCTGCGCCTGCCCGAGGGCTGCGAGGCGCTGGACCCGGTGCTGCGCGCCGCCTTCTCCAGGGCCTTCAGCCGCGGCAACATCACCGTGGGCCTGCGCATCGGCCGGGTTCAGGGTGCCGCCGCGAGCCGCATCGACCCGGAGGCGCTGGACGCCGCCGTCGCCCTGCTGGCGGAAGCCGAGCAGGCGGCCATCTCCGCCGGCCTCGCCCTGCAGCCGACCACGCCGGACCGGCTGCTGGCCCTGCCGGGCGTGCTGGCCAGCGGCGAGAGCGAGGATGTGCTCACCCCCGGACGCCGCGCGGCCCTGCTGCAGGACATCGACACGCTCACCGCCGCCTTCACCGCCGCGCGGGCGGACGAAGGCCGCGCCCTCTCCGCCATCCTCACCGCGCAGATCGACGAGATCGAGACCCGCATCGCCGAGGCGCGCGAGACCGCGGAGGCGCGTGCCGCGCGCTCCGGCGCGGCGCTGCGTGAGAAGGTCGCCGCCTTGCTGGAGGCCGGCGCGCCGGCCGACGAGGGCCGGCTGGCGCAGGAACTCGCGCTGCTGGCCGTGCGGGCCGACGTGACCGAGGAGCTGGACCGGCTCACCGCCCATGTCGCCGCCGCGCGCGAGCTGCTGGCGGCCAGCGGGCCGGTGGGGCGGAAGTTCGACTTCCTCGCGCAGGAGTTCAACCGCGAGGCCAACACCCTGTGCTCGAAATCCGGCGCGCCGGATCTCACCCGGGTGGGGCTGGAGCTGAAGGTGCTGATCGACCAGATGCGCGAGCAGGTCCAGAATGTCGAGTGA
- a CDS encoding DUF3553 domain-containing protein, protein MNDFIEPGAIVRNPEAPEWGRGQVQSIIHDRITVNFENAGKVVIDGTRIALEVESPDPF, encoded by the coding sequence ATGAACGATTTTATCGAGCCGGGCGCGATCGTCCGCAATCCAGAGGCCCCGGAATGGGGCCGGGGACAGGTGCAGTCGATCATCCACGACCGGATCACGGTCAACTTCGAAAATGCCGGCAAGGTGGTCATTGATGGCACCCGCATCGCTCTCGAAGTCGAGAGCCCGGATCCGTTCTGA
- a CDS encoding PAS domain-containing protein, with the protein MVISDPTLRELSDYWEELRNGRAAPYRSEIDPRHFESALENMFILEHLGGTNVRIRLAGMTLCEMMGMELRGMSLRALMRMNDRVALDTSLGQVFGGPSIAHLELDAHAPSGDVRAAEMILLPLRSDFGEVSRILGCLQVKDRRDSDVPPLRLSIRTSSIRSVEVTVAQQPGTPRGPGFAEPKPGFVHAVAPLRAIEGGASKRSRERRRDHLRLVDPD; encoded by the coding sequence ATGGTCATTTCGGATCCGACACTGCGCGAACTGTCGGATTACTGGGAAGAGCTGCGCAACGGCCGCGCGGCGCCCTACCGCTCGGAAATCGATCCGCGGCACTTCGAATCCGCGCTCGAGAACATGTTCATCCTCGAACATCTGGGCGGCACCAACGTGCGCATCCGGCTGGCCGGGATGACCCTGTGCGAGATGATGGGCATGGAGCTGCGCGGCATGAGCCTGCGCGCGCTGATGCGCATGAACGACCGGGTGGCGCTGGACACCTCGCTGGGCCAGGTGTTCGGCGGCCCGAGCATCGCGCATCTGGAGCTTGACGCCCATGCGCCTTCCGGCGACGTGCGCGCGGCGGAGATGATCCTGCTGCCGCTGCGCAGCGATTTCGGCGAGGTCTCGCGCATCCTGGGCTGCCTGCAGGTGAAGGACCGGCGCGACAGCGATGTGCCGCCGCTGCGCCTGTCGATCCGCACCTCCAGCATCCGCAGCGTCGAGGTGACGGTCGCGCAGCAGCCGGGCACGCCGCGCGGCCCGGGCTTTGCCGAGCCGAAGCCGGGCTTCGTCCACGCCGTCGCGCCGCTGCGCGCCATCGAGGGCGGCGCCAGCAAGCGCAGCCGGGAACGCCGGCGCGACCACCTGCGCCTCGTCGATCCGGACTGA